From the genome of Triticum aestivum cultivar Chinese Spring chromosome 3B, IWGSC CS RefSeq v2.1, whole genome shotgun sequence, one region includes:
- the LOC123071397 gene encoding protein HESO1, with protein sequence MIELVLNNDVLEKCIKDILSQIKPAEDDLNKRLSAIKELEVSMQPVAALRGAAAKPFGSFLSNLYSKSGDLDISVQLMNSSNLPINKKKKISILKAVRTALQKGGVYGYMEFIPQARVPVLQYVSNRFGISCDLSVDNYPGRIKSKIFYWISTLDERFGDMVLLIKEWAKAQNINDPKSGTLNSYSLCLLVLFHFQTCEPAILPPLEDIYEGNITEDFADMTLYNEEHLDEVCAANIAKFQSQNKEQRNESSLCDLLATFFHKFCHIDSLSSDVISTYTGQFKKIQDIPIRRKKPYSLFVEDPVERPDNAARAVGERGLLLIASAFSDARSKVASLEHTDRNDLLAMLSTPGVCSKLGGRVITNNYTNTPLRTRQHVNNVGAKVSNNQRRPRVKAFTGSRPVQNPTQANTVQNPTQMNTDTAGRQTPGHHRNHDLPQVYANAAVHQPSRQPGLYTNHYTPSAYTPGRQTSGSYPSQSHPQVHTTWGPSGVPYENHDHQPAYSPMYQAARPYYYPSQQQPHTSGFQTPGSYQYEYQSQSPVHTGGIQRPGPYNYHSQPQGHTTGVHMPRQYQNGYYNQPAYTAGQGSHQNWRGPQYTPDHQTNRYNRNGMTTRYEPVAGGLQNGPARARDSRSQASSSRTEWRGSSQHQT encoded by the exons ATGATTGAACTTGTTCTCAACAACGATGTGCTGGAGAAGTGTATTAAAGACATCCTCTCTCAAATAAAACCGGCAGAGGATGATCTGAACAAAAGACTATCTGCAATTAAGGAGCTAGAAGTTTCCATGCAACCAGTTGCAGCCTTGAGAG GTGCTGCTGCAAAACCTTTTGGATCCTTTCTATCAAATCTAtactcaaaatcaggagatttgGATATATCAGTCCAGCTCATGAATAGCTCAAACCTTCCTATAAACAAGAAAAAGAAGATAAGTATCTTGAAAGCAGTAAGGACAGCTTTGCAAAAGGGAG GTGTTTATGGATATATGGAGTTCATTCCTCAAGCAAGAGTCCCAGTTCTTCAGTACGTGAGCAACCGCTTTGGCATTTCCTGCGATTTATCCGTTGATAACTACCCTGGTCGAATTAAATCCAAAATCTTCTACTGGATCAGTACTTTGGATGAGCGCTTTGGTGATATGGTTTTATTG ATCAAGGAGTGGGCAAAAGCTCAAAACATTAATGATCCAAAAAGTGGGACCCTGAACTCCTATTCGCTTTGCCTACTTGTTCTCTTTCATTTTCAG ACATGTGAGCCGGCAATTCTACCACCTTTGGAGGACATTTATGAAGGGAATATCACAGAAGATTTTGCAG ACATGACGCTTTATAATGAGGAACATCTTGATGAGGTTTGTGCTGCAAATATAGCAAAATTTCAAAGCCAGAACAAGGAACAAAGAAATGAAAGCTCTCTATGTGATCTCCTTGCAACCTTTTTTCACAAG TTTTGCCACATTGACTCCCTTTCGAGTGATGTGATATCTACCTACACGGGTCAGTTTAAGAAGATTCAGGACATTCCAATTCGGCGGAAGAAACCCTATAGCTTGTTT GTCGAAGATCCAGTTGAGAGACCTGATAATGCTGCTAGAGCGGTTGGTGAGAGAGGGCTCCTCCTAATTGCTAGTGCCTTCAGTGATGCTAGGAGCAAGGTAGCTTCTCTCGAGCATACTGACCGAAACGACTTACTGGCAATGTTGTCCACACCTGGTGTTTGCTCAAAACTTGGCGGAAGAGTCATCACTAACAATTATACAAATACCCCGCTAAGGACTCGACAGCATGTAAACAACGTGGGAGCTAAGGTATCTAATAATCAACGTCGCCCCAGAGTGAAAGCATTTACAGGTAGCAGACCAGTCCAGAATCCTACTCAGGCGAACACTGTCCAGAATCCTACTCAGATGAACACTGATACTGCAGGGCGGCAAACGCCAGGACACCACCGAAATCATGACCTTCCTCAGGTTTATGCTAACGCCGCAGTTCATCAGCCATCAAGACAGCCAGGGCTATACACAAACCATTATACCCCATCGGCATATACTCCGGGCCGCCAAACATCAGGATCATACCCGAGTCAGAGTCATCCACAGGTGCACACTACATGGGGCCCGTCAGGGGTACCATACGAGAATCATGATCATCAACCGGCGTATTCCCCAATGTACCAAGCAGCAAGGCCGTACTACTATCCGAGTCAACAGCAGCCTCATACAAGCGGGTTCCAAACACCAGGATCATACCAGTACGAGTATCAGAGTCAGTCGCCTGTTCATACAGGCGGGATCCAAAGGCCAGGACCATACAACTATCATAGTCAACCGCAGGGTCATACAACTGGGGTCCACATGCCAAGACAATACCAGAATGGATATTACAATCAGCCGGCGTATACTGCAGGCCAAGGATCACACCAGAACTGGCGGGGGCCGCAATACACACCCGACCATCAGACTAATAGGTACAATAGGAATGGGATGACTACAAGGTACGAGCCTGTTGCTGGAGGGCTCCAGAATGGACCGGCACGGGCACGGGACTCGCGGTCGCAAGCCTCCTCAAGCCGTACGGAATGGCGAGGAAGCAGCCAACATCAGACCTGA